In a genomic window of Brassica rapa cultivar Chiifu-401-42 chromosome A10, CAAS_Brap_v3.01, whole genome shotgun sequence:
- the LOC103844833 gene encoding pyridoxal reductase, chloroplastic isoform X2 — protein sequence MGPLNVSPMGFGTWAWGNQLLWGYQTSMDDQLQQAFELALENGINLFDTADSYGTGRLNGQSERLLGQFIKQSQALKGKQSEVVIATKFAAYPWRLTSGQFVNACSASLDRLQIDQLGIGQLHWSTANYAPLQELALWDGLVAMYEKGLVRAVGVSNYGPQQLVKIHDYLKTRGVPLCSAQVQFSLLSYGKEQQEIKRVCDELGIRLISYSPLGLGMLTGKYSSSELPTGPRSLLFGQILPGLEPLLEALREIAEKRGKTMPQVAINWCICKGTVPIPGIKSVRHVEDNLGAMGWRLTNDEQLQLEYAAQESPRSMIQNIFQTR from the exons ATGGGTCCTCTGAATGTTTCTCCGATGGGTTTTGGGACATGGGCTTGGGGCAATCAGCTTCTTTGGGGTTACCAGACTTCCATGGACGATCAGCTTCAACAAGCTTTCGAGCTGGCTTTGGAAAACGGAATCAATTTGTTTGATACCGCAGATTCTTATGGCACTGGTCGGCTCAATGGCCAAAGTGAGAGACTTTTGGGGCAATTCATCAAACAATCTCAAG CATTAAAAGGGAAACAAAGTGAAGTTGTAATAGCTACCAAGTTTGCAGCTTATCCATGGCGGTTAACTTCAGGACAGTTTGTGAATGCTTGCAG CGCTTCTTTAGACCGGCTTCAGATAGACCAGCTCGGGATCGGACAGCTTCACTGGTCAACAGCAAACTACGCGCCTCTACAAGAACTTGCTCTTTGGGATGGTCTAGTGGCAATGTACGAGAAG gggCTAGTTCGAGCTGTTGGAGTCAGTAACTATGGACCTCAACAGCTTGTGAAGATCCATGATTACCTCAAAACCAGAGGGGTTCCTTTATGTTCTGCTCAGGTGCAGTTCTCATTGCTAAGCTACGGAAAAGAGCAACAAGAGATCAAGAGAGTATGCGACGAGCTCGGGATTCGTTTGATCTCTTATAGTCCTCTTGGTCTAGGAATGCTAACCGGGAAATACTCCTCTTCAGAGCTTCCCACTGGTCCTCG ATCATTGCTATTTGGACAGATTCTTCCTGGACTAGAGCCTCTGCTTGAAGCACTGAGAGAGATCGCGGAGAAACGAGGAAAGACTATGCCTCAGGTCGCAATAAACTGGTGTATATGCAAAGGGACAGTGCCTATACCGGGTATAAAGTCGGTTAGACATGTTGAGGATAACTTGGGTGCTATGGGATGGAGACTTACAAATGATGAACAGCTTCAGTTAGAATATGCAGCTCAAGAATCACCAAGGTCTATGATTCAGAACATTTTTCAGACTAGATGA
- the LOC103844833 gene encoding pyridoxal reductase, chloroplastic isoform X1: MALTLSTTKTFTNINCSNTTSFKPLKLPLFWPWQKVKMGPLNVSPMGFGTWAWGNQLLWGYQTSMDDQLQQAFELALENGINLFDTADSYGTGRLNGQSERLLGQFIKQSQALKGKQSEVVIATKFAAYPWRLTSGQFVNACSASLDRLQIDQLGIGQLHWSTANYAPLQELALWDGLVAMYEKGLVRAVGVSNYGPQQLVKIHDYLKTRGVPLCSAQVQFSLLSYGKEQQEIKRVCDELGIRLISYSPLGLGMLTGKYSSSELPTGPRSLLFGQILPGLEPLLEALREIAEKRGKTMPQVAINWCICKGTVPIPGIKSVRHVEDNLGAMGWRLTNDEQLQLEYAAQESPRSMIQNIFQTR, encoded by the exons TGGCGCTCACACTGTCCACCACAAAGACCTTCACCAACATTAACTGCTCAAACACAACCTCCTTTAAGCCCCTCAAGCTCCCTCTTTTCTGGCCATGGCAAAAG GTCAAAATGGGTCCTCTGAATGTTTCTCCGATGGGTTTTGGGACATGGGCTTGGGGCAATCAGCTTCTTTGGGGTTACCAGACTTCCATGGACGATCAGCTTCAACAAGCTTTCGAGCTGGCTTTGGAAAACGGAATCAATTTGTTTGATACCGCAGATTCTTATGGCACTGGTCGGCTCAATGGCCAAAGTGAGAGACTTTTGGGGCAATTCATCAAACAATCTCAAG CATTAAAAGGGAAACAAAGTGAAGTTGTAATAGCTACCAAGTTTGCAGCTTATCCATGGCGGTTAACTTCAGGACAGTTTGTGAATGCTTGCAG CGCTTCTTTAGACCGGCTTCAGATAGACCAGCTCGGGATCGGACAGCTTCACTGGTCAACAGCAAACTACGCGCCTCTACAAGAACTTGCTCTTTGGGATGGTCTAGTGGCAATGTACGAGAAG gggCTAGTTCGAGCTGTTGGAGTCAGTAACTATGGACCTCAACAGCTTGTGAAGATCCATGATTACCTCAAAACCAGAGGGGTTCCTTTATGTTCTGCTCAGGTGCAGTTCTCATTGCTAAGCTACGGAAAAGAGCAACAAGAGATCAAGAGAGTATGCGACGAGCTCGGGATTCGTTTGATCTCTTATAGTCCTCTTGGTCTAGGAATGCTAACCGGGAAATACTCCTCTTCAGAGCTTCCCACTGGTCCTCG ATCATTGCTATTTGGACAGATTCTTCCTGGACTAGAGCCTCTGCTTGAAGCACTGAGAGAGATCGCGGAGAAACGAGGAAAGACTATGCCTCAGGTCGCAATAAACTGGTGTATATGCAAAGGGACAGTGCCTATACCGGGTATAAAGTCGGTTAGACATGTTGAGGATAACTTGGGTGCTATGGGATGGAGACTTACAAATGATGAACAGCTTCAGTTAGAATATGCAGCTCAAGAATCACCAAGGTCTATGATTCAGAACATTTTTCAGACTAGATGA